Below is a window of Candidatus Binatia bacterium DNA.
AGCGGACGGAGGGATGCCGCCGTGAGCGCCGTCACTTCGGCTTGCCCTCCTTGAACACCTCCCAGGTGACGGTCAGCCGGGCGTCCGGGTCGGCTTCGAGAAGCCGTTCGATCTTCCCGAGCAGTTGCCGGCCGGCATCGCTCGGAAGGGCCTGTCGTACGCCGTGTTCGATCACGATCCGTCCGGGCTTCGGCGGGGGGGGCGGCGGCTTGGAGGTGAGACGATGCCGAATCTCGGCGACGGCGGCGCCTTCCGCTTTCTTGAGCGCCGGCCCAAGAGCGATGGCATGCTCGTCGCGGCGCAGCGCATCGACGACCTGCGCGTGGATGCGCCGCGTCGCGTCGTCATCCCCCGCCTGCCGCACCGTATCGAAGATCTGCCAGTTGACCGACTCGAGGGCGTTACAGACCTGCTCCGCCTTCTTGAAGGTGCTGCCCATGGCCTCGGCCGACGTGGCGATCTCGGCGGTGGCGATGGCGGCGACGACACCGTCGGGCCGGGCGTGGGCGACGGCCTCGACGAACGCCACGGTCATCTCGGCGGTGCGCAGCCGATCGGCACTCGCCTCGACACCGTGGGCGGGGAGGGTTTCACGCAACATTCGGCGGAGGCGTTCGCAGGCGGCTCGGCCCTTTGTGACCTCGTCCTTCGCGTCCTGGGCAAACTTGCTGACGTTGTTGGCGTTGAGCAGTTCCGGCGGGGCCAGCCCGAGGATGCGGCTGGCGCGGTCGCGGGCGCGCTCCCACAGATCCGGGTCGGGCAACTTCTCGGGTCGCAGCTCGAGATCATCGGGAAGCGATTCGAGTGTGCCGTGCGCCGGCCCACCGTGGCGAAAGAACGCGTACTTCTCCTGATCGGCGAAGACGAGGACGACGAGATTGCCGACCTCGCCGGGCAGCCCGCGCGGCTCGGGATCGTCCATCCATGCCCGCAGCTTGGCGACGGTGAGCGACCCGCCGTCCTGGGCATGCTTCTGCGCGAAGTGCTTCCGCCAGTACTGTCCGGCGACGAGGTGCGTTTCGCTCATGTCCCCGAGCTTCAGGGGGCAGGCGATCTGCCGCACCACCTGGCGCACCGGTTTTTCGACGACGACCCGGCCTTCGGGATCCTGCACGGCGCGTTGCACCTCGGCGTACACCTTCTTGAGCACGGGCAGGCGCACGTCGGTTTCGAACCAGGGATGCGCCGGGAATTGGTGCGAGAGCGCCTGATCGAGCAGATGGTGGAAGGCTTCTCGAAGGTTGGCGCCGATCGGTGGTTGGGGCTGGAACGTCGGGTCGAGGGATTGCGTGTGTTCGCCGGGCTCGTGGCCTTCGTCGATGGAGCCGGGGAAGGGTTTCGCGGAGCCGTAGGCGCCTTCGAGAAACGTGACGAGACGCTGCCGAAGCTGGCTGCGCTGGTTGTCGAGGAGCGCGCGAGCCGCCGTGCGATCCACGGCCGAGAGGTGCGATGCATAGTCGGTGAACCGCTCGCCGGCGAGGATGTGATCGAGGATGACGAGCTTGCCGAGGTCGCGCAGCGCGTCCTTGCTCAGGAACGATGGGATCCAGAGCAGCGTGTTGGTGGCGCCGTTGGACTGGCGGAACTGCTGGAGGCGGGCGATGTCGTCATGCGGGGTGCGATTGGCCTCGTCGAACGGGAAATCGATCACCACCTTCCAGTCCTGGCCCCGGGCGCGCAACGACTCATCGGGCAGCTCGCGAACGTTGGCGTAAAGGAGCTCGACCTGCCGGCGCGTGCCACGCCACGCGATCTCGTGGGCGAGCCACATCTCGTCGCCGTCCTCGATGCCCAGCTCGCGGAAGAGGATCTCCTTGATCTTGCGGCGGCGGTTGCCGGTGTTGTCCTCGTTCTTGGCCTTTTCGAGGACGGTTTCGGTGTCGACCGCGCTGAGTTGGACCGAGATGGTCGGGTTGGTGGGCTCGTCGCCAATCTTGATCTCACCGACCTGTGCCGCCCACTGGCGGCAGCGGGTCAGGGCCATCTGCCCTTCGCGACCCGGGATGGGCGAGCGGATCGTCCCGTGGTTGAGCGCGGCAAGGCGCGCGGCCGTGAGGCCTTTGAGGGCTTCGACTTCCGGGACGAGCGCGCCGAGGAGCAGGGTCTTGATGAGGCGATCGTCGGCGCGGAACGCCAGGTGCTGTGGGCCGGCGTCGGGTCCCATGTCGGCCTCGGCCTTGCGCAGCCCGTGTTGCGTTTCGAGGAGCGGCAGCAGCTTCTGACGATACAGGCGCTTGGCGTTCTCGAAGTGCTGGCGCATCACCTCGCTGACGGCTTCATCGCCCTGGGAAATGACATCGAAGAGGTCGCCCACCGGCACGACGTCACCGAGTTTCAAACGGTGGCGCTGGTCGACGAGGAGCTGGACCATCACCTTGAGAGCGGTGCGCTCGCGCTGCAGCACCGAGGAGACGGCGACGAGCGTCTGCATCAAGGCGGGACTGAACGGGTACACCTGCCGGAACGTTTGTGGGTCCGCGGTGCTCGTGAGGAGCGTGCTCATCACCTCGTCGCGGACCTTCTTCGTCTCGTCGAAGGCCCGGTCGAGTTGCTGGCGGGCCGCTGGTGACTTGGGCTTGAGGACGCGGCGTTCGGCGATGGCGGGAAGGTTACGGTCTTCGAGCGTGATCGTGTGGAACCGCGCCTCCCACCATTTCAGCACGTCGGCGAAGGCGAGCTGCTCCGCGCCGGTGAGGTGGTCGCCGACCAGCTCGCGGAGGTCGCGCTGCCGGGCCACGAAGCTGACGATCGGGATCGGTCGATCCGATTTCTGGGCCTCGACCAGCATGGCGAGTTTCTGGCCCTCGCGGTTGACGAACGTGACGTCAGCGGCGTTGCTGGCGAGCCAGAGGATGAGCTCGTCGAGGAAGAGGATGAGGGCGTCGTAGCCGAGTGCCTGCGCGTGCCGGCTGATGACAGAGAGCCCGTCATCGAGGCGAACGTATTCCTCCCGACCGTCGCGGACGACGTTGCGATACGAGGCGAAGAAGCTGTTCACCAGGTCGCTGATGAGCTTGCCGCGTTCGTCGCTGCCGGGATTGGCGCACAGGGCCTGCTCGAAGCGCTCGGCGTCCCAGGCGACTTCGAGTTGACCCCACCCGCCGGGCTCCGCTTCCTTCGACTGGTTCAGGCGCTGGAAGAACGGGTCATCGCCCATCTGCTCACGCAGCCGGCGAGCATCGGCAAGGAGCCCTTCAGCCACGTAGACCGCTGGCACCGGCGCCTTCGGGTGCAACTGGTGCAGGTGCTCGACGTACTGGCCGAGGATGGCCGACTCCATGCTGCGGGCGCCGATGAGGTGATAGGGCACGAGCAGGAACTTCTTGCCGTCGGTCCAGTCGTTGTGTTTGCGGACGACGCCGGCCAGTTCGGGAATCGAGCGCGCCGCGGGGTTCCCTTGCAGGAGCAGGTGCAGCACGGCCATGAAGTGGCTCTTGCCGCTGCCGAAGCTGCCGTGCAGGTAGGCCGCCTTGCTCGCACGGGAGTCGAAGGCGCTGCGGATGAACCCGAGGGCGTTGTCGAAGCACTGTGCGAGTTGGGGGGTGACGACGTACGTTCCAAGCGTATCGTCGGGACGTGTGACACCCTCGGTAAGCTTGAGGACGAAGTCCCCGCTGTGCACCCGTTCGGGGATGTCGATGAGGTCGGCGATCAGTGTCATGGCTTGGCGGGTCAGCGTCATAGATAGGTGAGTGGTTGGGTCAGCGGCTGGGCATGTTGGCACAGGCGGTCAGTACGGGCAAAGCGGCGCCGCGTCCCTGCGCAGCCCTGCCCCTCGATACACCGGCCCAGAAAGACGGATTCTCGTCCTCTTTTCGAAACATCCTGATCCGTTCACCCCGACACGGATTCTCCTCCCCCTTTTCGAAACATCCCGATCCGTTCACCCCGACACGGATTCTCGTCCTNNNNNNNNNNNNNNNNNNNNNNNNNNNNNNNNNNNNNNNNNNNNNNNNNNNNNNNNNNNNNNNNNNNNNNNNNNNNNNNNNNNNNNNNNNNNNNNNNNNNNNNNNNNNNNNNNNNNNNNNNNNAGACCGTCCCCGCCCTGGGAGCGCGGGCGTCCCGCCCGCAGACGGCGAGTTTGTGAAACAATCTCCCGGCAAGGCGCCGATCCCGTTCACCCCGACACGGATTCTCGTCCCCCTTTTCGAAACATCCCGATCCGTTCACCCCGAGTAGCCGCCCTCTCCTGGCGGCGTATCGAGGGGCGCACCGCGGATGGCGGGCGTCCCTCGATACGCGCCTGAGATAACGGCGCTACTCGGGACGAACGGGGAGGATGGAACGTGACACGCGATCACCGTTCGCCCCGAGTAGGGCCCATCTCGATGACCCGATCGCCCTGAGTAGCCGATGTCTTCTCAATCGGCGTATCGAAGGGTTCAGGGCCCGTATCGAGGGGTGCCCGCCTGGCACAGGCGGTTGTCCTCTGGGAGCGCGGGCTTCTCACGCGCGTACCGAGGCGCGGTGAAGGTTACGAAGCCACGGTTCGGGGATGGTCGCCCATTGGCCGGGCGTGATGATCGGGATTGGCTTCCCGTCCAGCACCGGCATGGCGTGCGGCTCACCGGAAGGAACGAGGAGCCACAGGCCCGGTACGCCACCGGTGCGGCCAAGGCTTTCTTTCAGTCGTTCGACGAGGTCGAGGCG
It encodes the following:
- a CDS encoding phage resistance protein, with the translated sequence MTLTRQAMTLIADLIDIPERVHSGDFVLKLTEGVTRPDDTLGTYVVTPQLAQCFDNALGFIRSAFDSRASKAAYLHGSFGSGKSHFMAVLHLLLQGNPAARSIPELAGVVRKHNDWTDGKKFLLVPYHLIGARSMESAILGQYVEHLHQLHPKAPVPAVYVAEGLLADARRLREQMGDDPFFQRLNQSKEAEPGGWGQLEVAWDAERFEQALCANPGSDERGKLISDLVNSFFASYRNVVRDGREEYVRLDDGLSVISRHAQALGYDALILFLDELILWLASNAADVTFVNREGQKLAMLVEAQKSDRPIPIVSFVARQRDLRELVGDHLTGAEQLAFADVLKWWEARFHTITLEDRNLPAIAERRVLKPKSPAARQQLDRAFDETKKVRDEVMSTLLTSTADPQTFRQVYPFSPALMQTLVAVSSVLQRERTALKVMVQLLVDQRHRLKLGDVVPVGDLFDVISQGDEAVSEVMRQHFENAKRLYRQKLLPLLETQHGLRKAEADMGPDAGPQHLAFRADDRLIKTLLLGALVPEVEALKGLTAARLAALNHGTIRSPIPGREGQMALTRCRQWAAQVGEIKIGDEPTNPTISVQLSAVDTETVLEKAKNEDNTGNRRRKIKEILFRELGIEDGDEMWLAHEIAWRGTRRQVELLYANVRELPDESLRARGQDWKVVIDFPFDEANRTPHDDIARLQQFRQSNGATNTLLWIPSFLSKDALRDLGKLVILDHILAGERFTDYASHLSAVDRTAARALLDNQRSQLRQRLVTFLEGAYGSAKPFPGSIDEGHEPGEHTQSLDPTFQPQPPIGANLREAFHHLLDQALSHQFPAHPWFETDVRLPVLKKVYAEVQRAVQDPEGRVVVEKPVRQVVRQIACPLKLGDMSETHLVAGQYWRKHFAQKHAQDGGSLTVAKLRAWMDDPEPRGLPGEVGNLVVLVFADQEKYAFFRHGGPAHGTLESLPDDLELRPEKLPDPDLWERARDRASRILGLAPPELLNANNVSKFAQDAKDEVTKGRAACERLRRMLRETLPAHGVEASADRLRTAEMTVAFVEAVAHARPDGVVAAIATAEIATSAEAMGSTFKKAEQVCNALESVNWQIFDTVRQAGDDDATRRIHAQVVDALRRDEHAIALGPALKKAEGAAVAEIRHRLTSKPPPPPPKPGRIVIEHGVRQALPSDAGRQLLGKIERLLEADPDARLTVTWEVFKEGKPK